The following are encoded in a window of Pygocentrus nattereri isolate fPygNat1 chromosome 5, fPygNat1.pri, whole genome shotgun sequence genomic DNA:
- the tnip2 gene encoding TNFAIP3-interacting protein 2 gives MDHVKQEDDVTKLRSCSTLNTFYHETQQEIASLGQQIFAKDGIIAELKGRLAKYERNCVIEGEDPYVVGPSKSLVDSLCKEIRKLKQKLKDTEMDAAQKLDSSKREIQGLQHKLREKEQELESIRQRPEYEKDQEIQHLRSILAERDRAQATKDVLCNSLAEEAGQLKAQLGTTVRICQDLLGRLEKEKNRATNTEHKAQSNEMIDSSEAANLSTMVNKLQEENQQLKKRVAYVENLNSKWQKYDLSREEYVKGLCLKLKECNGLASSGSPLSPATAATGSTVLFQQEISRLNGLLEEKILECERLSREKDDCALKDRERIQMLEQQVLAYIEDFKSERADRERAQGKILDLQDEVGRLQLQIHTQNAREAQSTRRLHISLKKPSRKQTETAEPLLRNSPPESSTKRTVSHSPAQGLTELQCPRCLTTYDEKHTAEYMNHWEECAKL, from the exons ATGGATCACGTTAAGCAGGAGGACGACGTTACCAAACTGCGGAGCTGCTCGACCCTCAACACGTTCTATCACGAAACTCAACAGGAGATCGCCAGTTTAGGCCAGCAGATTTTCGCCAAAGATGGGATTATAGCTGAGTTAAAGGGGCGGTTGGCCAAATACGAGAGAAATTGTGTCATCGAAGGAGAAGACCCTTACGTCGTTGGACCGTCCAAGTCCCTGGTGGACAGCTTGTGTAAAGAAATTCGTAAATTAAAGCAAAAACTGAAAGACACTGAAATGGACGCAGCCCAAAAACTGGATTCCAGCAAAAGA GAGATCCAGGGGCTGCAGCACAAgctgagagaaaaggagcaggaGCTGGAGAGCATCCGGCAGCGGCCTGAGTATGAAAAGGACCAAGAGATCCAGCATCTACGCTCCATTCTGGCTGAACGGGACCGGGCTCAAGCCACCAAGGATGTTCTCTGTAACTCCCTGGCGGAAGAAGCAGGGCAGCTGAAAGCACAGCTGGGGACCACTGTCCGAATCTGCCAGGACCTGCTAGGGAGgctggagaaggagaagaacaGAGCAACCAATACTGAGCACAAGGCACAGAGCAATGAG ATGATTGATTCATCAGAGGCTGCTAACCTGAGCACCATGGTCAACAAACTACAGGAGGAGAACCAGCAGCTCAAAAAGAGAGTGGCTTAT GTGGAAAACCTGAACTCAAAGTGGCAGAAATATGACTTGAGCCGAGAGGAGTACGTGAAAGGGCTGTGCCTGAAACTGAAGGAGTGTAACGGCCTGGCCAGCTCTGGGTCCCCGCTGAGTCCAGCCACAGCAGCAACTGGCAGTACagttttatttcagcaggaAATCAGCCGTCTGAATGGCCTGCTGGAGGAGAAGATCCTGGAATGTGAGAGGCTGAGCCGAGAAAAAGACGACTGCGCACTAAAGGACCGTGAGCGCATTCAGATGCTGGAGCAACAG GTTCTGGCCTATATTGAAGACTTCAAGTcagagagagcagacagagaaagggCACAGGGCAAAATCCTGGACCTTCAAGACGAAGTGGGACGCCTCCAGCTTCAAATTCACACACAG aATGCCCGAGAAGCCCAATCAACACGACGGCTCCACATCAGCTTGAAAAAACCATCTCGCAAGCAAACAGAAACGGCAGAACCATTACTTAGGAACAGTCCTCCAGAGTCAAGTACCAAACGAACGGTCAGTCATTCACCAGCACAGGGACTCACTGAGCTGCAGTGTCCGCGGTGCCTGACCACGTACGATGAAAAACACACGGCTGAATATATGAACCACTGGGAGGAATGTGCCAAGCTGTGA